From a single Peromyscus maniculatus bairdii isolate BWxNUB_F1_BW_parent chromosome 4, HU_Pman_BW_mat_3.1, whole genome shotgun sequence genomic region:
- the Tor1b gene encoding torsin-1B isoform X1 — protein MGRNGAFGGSVVLWALLAAHVAMAFEPVSVGIAIGAVSLTGYLSYSDWYCRFTECCREDRPLNASALKLDLEEKLFGQHLATEVILKALTGFRNNKNPKKPLTLSLHGWAGTGKNFVSQIVAENLYPKGLKSNFVHLFVSTLHFPHEQKTKLYQDQLQKWIRGNVSACGSSVFIFDEMDKLHPGIIDAIKPFLDYYEQVDGISYRKAIFIFLSNAGGDLITKTTLDFWRAGRKREEIQLKDLEPVLSVGVFNNKHSGLWHSGLIDKNLIDYFIPFLPLEYRHVKMCVRAEMRARGAAVDEDIVTRVADEMTFFPKDEKIFSDKGCKTVQSRLDFH, from the exons ATGGGGAGAAACGGGGCGTTCGGGGGCTCAGTCGTGCTGTGGGCTCTGCTGGCCGCCCACGTAGCGATGGCGTTCGAGCCGGTGAGCGTGGGCATCGCCATCGGGGCCGTGTCGCTCACCGGCTACCTGTCCTACTCCGACTGGTACTGCCGCTTCACCGAGTGCTGCCGCGAGGACCGGCCCCTCAACGCCTCGG CCCTCAAGCTGGACCTGGAGGAGAAGCTGTTTGGACAGCACCTTGCCACCGAAGTGATTCTCAAGGCACTGACCGGCTTCAGGAACAATAAAAATCCCAAGAAACCACTGACTCTGTCCTTACACGGCTGGGCTGGCACGGGCAAGAATTTTGTCAGCCAGATTGTGGCTGAGAACCTTTACCCCAAAGGCCTGAAGAGTAACTTTGTCCACCTCTTCGTCTCTACTCTGCACTTCCCTCATGAGCAGAAGACAAAACTGTACCAG GACCAGCTCCAGAAGTGGATCCGAGGCAATGTGAGCGCGTGTGGCAGCTCCGTCTTCATCTTTGACGAGATGGATAAGTTGCATCCCGGGATCATTGATGCAATCAAGCCCTTCCTAGACTACTATGAGCAGGTGGATGGGATTTCCTACCGCAAAGCCATCTTCATCTTCCTCAG TAATGCAGGTGGAGACCTGATCACCAAGACGACCCTGGACTTCTGGcgggcagggaggaagagggaggagatcCAGCTGAAGGACCTGGAGCCTGTGCTGTCCGTGGGCGTCTTCAACAACAAACACA GTGGTCTGTGGCACAGTGGGCTGATAGACAAAAACCTCATCGACTACTTTATCCCTTTCCTGCCCTTGGAGTACAGACACGTGAAGATGTGTGTGCGGGCAGAGATGCGGGCACGAGGGGCTGCCGTCGATGAAGACATCGTCACGAGGGTGGCGGATGAAATGACCTTTTTCCCCAAGGACGAGAAGATCTTCTCGGACAAGGGCTGCAAGACTGTGCAGTCACGGCTGGATTTCCATTGA
- the Tor1b gene encoding torsin-1B isoform X2 — protein sequence MGRNGAFGGSVVLWALLAAHVAMAFEPVSVGIAIGAVSLTGYLSYSDWYCRFTECCREDRPLNASALKLDLEEKLFGQHLATEVILKALTGFRNNKNPKKPLTLSLHGWAGTGKNFVSQIVAENLYPKGLKSNFVHLFVSTLHFPHEQKTKLYQ from the exons ATGGGGAGAAACGGGGCGTTCGGGGGCTCAGTCGTGCTGTGGGCTCTGCTGGCCGCCCACGTAGCGATGGCGTTCGAGCCGGTGAGCGTGGGCATCGCCATCGGGGCCGTGTCGCTCACCGGCTACCTGTCCTACTCCGACTGGTACTGCCGCTTCACCGAGTGCTGCCGCGAGGACCGGCCCCTCAACGCCTCGG CCCTCAAGCTGGACCTGGAGGAGAAGCTGTTTGGACAGCACCTTGCCACCGAAGTGATTCTCAAGGCACTGACCGGCTTCAGGAACAATAAAAATCCCAAGAAACCACTGACTCTGTCCTTACACGGCTGGGCTGGCACGGGCAAGAATTTTGTCAGCCAGATTGTGGCTGAGAACCTTTACCCCAAAGGCCTGAAGAGTAACTTTGTCCACCTCTTCGTCTCTACTCTGCACTTCCCTCATGAGCAGAAGACAAAACTGTACCAG TAA